In Treponema primitia ZAS-2, a genomic segment contains:
- a CDS encoding sugar ABC transporter ATP-binding protein, with translation MDEYILEVQNLTKEFPGVRALDRVNFRVKKGEIHSLCGENGAGKSTLMSVISGVYPKSSYDGTVLYKGHETGYHSVKDSEKEGLAIIHQELALSPYLSIYENIFLGHMKTRLGIINWNFYIKESQKYLDRVGLKESPYTTVSKLGVGKQQLVEIARALSKEVDLLILDEPTSSLNDEESNHLLNLILEFKRQGITAIMISHKLNEVLKIADSITIFRDGKTISTYDVKADKVTEEMIIKDMVGRDLTHRFPGRKSNPGETVMEVKNWSVYHPDYHNMKVVDNASFYLRKGEILAFCGPMGAGRTELMMSIYGKSYGSRSEGELSLHGKKIEPRSAKAALEAGIGYVSEDRKNLGLILIQTIKNNISASSLAKKFSRFGLVQAAKEIAEAEKYRNELRIKTPSIDQLTRNLSGGNQQKVVVGRILLADPEIFIVDEPTRGIDVGAKTEIYEIINDLAAQGKSVIMISSELPEALGMADRIYVMNEGKIKGVLSHDEATQEKIMHMALVG, from the coding sequence ATGGACGAGTATATTCTTGAAGTACAAAACCTGACTAAGGAATTTCCCGGGGTCCGCGCCCTGGACCGGGTGAATTTCAGGGTTAAGAAGGGCGAAATCCATTCCCTCTGCGGGGAAAACGGCGCCGGCAAATCAACCCTGATGAGCGTAATCAGCGGGGTGTATCCCAAGAGCAGCTACGATGGGACGGTCCTGTACAAGGGCCATGAAACCGGTTACCACAGTGTAAAGGATAGCGAAAAAGAAGGACTTGCCATTATCCATCAGGAGTTGGCCCTGAGTCCCTATTTATCAATTTACGAAAATATATTCTTGGGACACATGAAAACCCGGCTTGGGATTATTAACTGGAATTTTTATATAAAGGAATCGCAAAAGTACCTGGACCGGGTAGGCTTGAAAGAAAGCCCCTATACTACGGTCAGCAAGCTGGGGGTGGGAAAACAGCAGCTTGTGGAAATTGCCCGGGCCCTTTCCAAAGAAGTGGACCTTCTCATCCTTGATGAGCCCACCTCTTCCCTGAATGATGAAGAAAGCAACCATCTGTTAAACCTCATCCTTGAATTTAAGCGCCAGGGCATTACGGCGATTATGATTTCCCATAAACTTAATGAGGTGCTCAAGATTGCGGACAGTATTACTATTTTTCGTGACGGCAAGACTATTTCCACCTACGATGTCAAGGCGGATAAGGTCACAGAAGAAATGATCATCAAGGATATGGTGGGGCGGGATTTAACCCATCGTTTTCCGGGTAGGAAATCAAACCCCGGGGAAACGGTCATGGAAGTCAAAAACTGGTCGGTTTATCATCCTGACTATCACAATATGAAAGTTGTGGACAACGCTTCATTCTACCTGCGGAAGGGGGAGATCCTCGCCTTCTGCGGGCCTATGGGGGCAGGGCGCACCGAATTGATGATGAGCATCTACGGTAAATCCTACGGTTCCCGCAGCGAAGGGGAACTCTCTCTCCACGGAAAAAAGATTGAGCCCCGTTCCGCAAAAGCCGCCCTGGAAGCGGGGATCGGGTATGTTTCGGAGGACAGGAAAAATCTGGGGCTGATCCTGATCCAAACTATAAAGAACAATATTTCTGCTTCTTCCCTGGCAAAAAAATTCTCCCGGTTCGGTCTGGTGCAGGCGGCAAAGGAAATCGCGGAAGCTGAAAAATACCGGAATGAACTGCGGATCAAGACCCCTTCGATAGATCAGCTTACCCGGAACCTTTCGGGTGGTAATCAGCAGAAGGTGGTGGTAGGCCGCATCCTGCTGGCGGACCCGGAGATCTTTATTGTTGACGAACCCACCAGGGGTATAGACGTCGGCGCAAAAACTGAGATATATGAAATCATAAACGATTTGGCGGCCCAGGGGAAAAGCGTGATCATGATCAGCTCGGAACTTCCCGAAGCCCTGGGCATGGCGGACCGGATCTATGTTATGAATGAAGGTAAAATTAAGGGCGTGCTGAGCCACGATGAGGCGACTCAAGAAAAGATAATGCACATGGCCCTGGTAGGGTAG
- a CDS encoding ABC transporter permease subunit — protein MSDTVEKKPSIGSLLMGSLKGYSMFFVLVLIMIAFAYLTGGTNFSSRNFTNILIQYSYVLILAVGMVMVIIVLGIDLSVGSVCAFVGSISAMTYNTGIGMAPTLLIALAIGVLVGAFYGFWIAYMNVPAFIATLAGMLLFRGLSYIVTSLNPIQLRDNGYKQMASGFFPNIWIDEAQSFDILPLIVGTIVALLFVVFDVITRINRKKNKFAVSPVWAFVLKLIIISALILALSQRFATYRGLPIVVAVLAITIFIFQFMMNNTILGRYIYAVGGNARSAKLSGINSELVVFLVFCLMGLLTGLAAVIHTGYMNSALPAAGMGFEMDAIASCYIGGVSAAGGIGTVGGVVIGAFIMCAINNGMSLMNLGAAWQQVVRAIILLLAVFYDVYTRRKAGLG, from the coding sequence ATGAGCGATACAGTGGAAAAAAAGCCCAGTATTGGCAGTTTGCTTATGGGCAGCTTAAAGGGCTATTCAATGTTCTTTGTCCTGGTATTGATAATGATTGCCTTTGCCTATCTTACCGGGGGCACCAATTTTTCATCCCGCAACTTTACTAATATCCTCATTCAGTACAGCTATGTACTGATCCTTGCGGTAGGAATGGTGATGGTAATCATCGTGCTGGGCATAGACCTTTCGGTTGGATCGGTCTGCGCCTTTGTGGGGTCCATCAGCGCCATGACCTACAATACCGGCATAGGCATGGCTCCCACCCTGCTCATTGCCCTGGCCATAGGGGTTTTGGTGGGCGCCTTTTACGGGTTCTGGATAGCCTACATGAACGTGCCGGCCTTCATTGCGACTCTGGCGGGGATGCTCCTGTTTCGGGGCTTAAGCTATATTGTTACGAGCCTTAACCCCATACAGCTCCGTGACAACGGCTACAAGCAGATGGCTTCAGGGTTTTTTCCCAATATATGGATTGATGAAGCCCAAAGCTTTGACATCCTTCCCCTCATTGTTGGAACAATTGTAGCACTGCTATTCGTTGTTTTTGATGTTATTACCCGGATTAACCGGAAAAAGAACAAGTTTGCTGTTTCCCCTGTTTGGGCCTTTGTTTTAAAGCTAATCATCATCAGCGCATTGATACTCGCCCTGAGTCAGCGCTTTGCAACCTACCGGGGCCTGCCGATAGTGGTGGCGGTTCTAGCCATCACGATTTTTATCTTTCAGTTTATGATGAACAACACGATTCTGGGGCGCTACATTTATGCAGTAGGCGGGAACGCCAGATCAGCAAAACTGTCGGGGATAAACTCGGAACTGGTTGTTTTCCTTGTATTCTGTCTGATGGGCCTCCTCACAGGCCTTGCTGCGGTTATCCACACCGGTTACATGAACTCGGCGCTGCCTGCTGCCGGCATGGGCTTTGAGATGGACGCCATCGCCTCCTGTTACATAGGCGGGGTTTCCGCAGCCGGCGGTATAGGCACCGTAGGCGGCGTTGTTATCGGCGCCTTTATTATGTGCGCCATCAACAACGGCATGTCCCTGATGAACCTGGGTGCCGCATGGCAGCAGGTGGTCCGGGCAATAATACTGCTCCTGGCAGTATTCTACGACGTGTATACCCGGCGCAAAGCGGGCTTGGGCTGA
- a CDS encoding uroporphyrinogen decarboxylase family protein — MTPKERLYTRLAGKPVDKIPNMNIMMHIVAREAGVSYREYVQDYRKLVEGNLICAEKYGLDTVSAISDPMREAAAFGAELTFPETTVPYAKKSLISDDWDLSVLKRFDPTESERTLDRIKGCELLRQRVGKDYPVVGWIEGCIAEAADLRGLNELLIDLAMEEERLPELFQIIFEEQKLFAKAQIHAGADIIGVGNAAASLIGPVLYKNYGLEWDKKITEYIHACGAKVKLHICGNITPLLELLREVKADILDIDSMVDFARAARFFEGTGTAVSGNVHPAGVLMQGTAELVEREIKRCMNISSATSLVAAGCEVPLATPEENLLLMDRLLYL, encoded by the coding sequence ATGACCCCGAAAGAACGGCTCTATACCCGGCTTGCAGGGAAGCCGGTAGATAAGATCCCCAATATGAACATCATGATGCACATCGTGGCCCGGGAAGCGGGGGTTTCATACCGGGAGTACGTTCAGGATTACCGGAAGCTGGTTGAGGGGAACCTTATCTGCGCGGAGAAGTACGGCCTGGATACGGTGAGCGCCATCTCGGATCCCATGCGGGAGGCCGCGGCTTTCGGCGCGGAGCTGACCTTTCCTGAGACCACGGTCCCCTATGCAAAGAAATCCCTGATTAGCGATGACTGGGATCTTTCGGTGCTGAAGCGTTTTGATCCAACGGAAAGCGAGCGTACTCTGGATCGCATCAAAGGCTGCGAACTGCTCAGACAAAGGGTGGGGAAGGATTACCCCGTGGTGGGATGGATAGAAGGCTGCATCGCCGAGGCGGCGGACCTTAGGGGCTTAAATGAACTCTTGATAGACCTTGCCATGGAGGAAGAGCGCCTTCCGGAATTGTTTCAAATCATTTTTGAGGAGCAGAAACTCTTTGCAAAAGCCCAGATCCATGCCGGGGCGGATATTATCGGGGTGGGCAATGCCGCAGCATCACTAATTGGCCCGGTCTTGTATAAAAACTACGGTCTGGAATGGGACAAAAAAATCACCGAATATATTCATGCCTGCGGAGCAAAGGTGAAGCTCCATATATGCGGGAATATTACGCCTCTCTTAGAATTACTGCGGGAAGTGAAGGCGGATATCCTTGATATTGACTCCATGGTGGACTTCGCCAGGGCTGCAAGGTTCTTTGAAGGGACAGGTACCGCGGTGAGCGGGAACGTACACCCCGCAGGGGTGTTGATGCAGGGGACGGCTGAGCTGGTGGAACGGGAGATAAAACGCTGCATGAACATCAGCTCGGCCACTTCCCTGGTCGCTGCGGGGTGCGAGGTTCCTTTGGCTACGCCGGAGGAGAATTTGCTTTTGATGGATCGGCTGCTTTATCTGTAG
- the fusA gene encoding elongation factor G: MGIDITKMRNIGISAHIDSGKTTLSERILFYCDKIHAIHEVRGKDGVGATMDHMELERERGITIQSAATQVEWKDYTINLIDTPGHVDFTIEVERSLRVLDGAILVLCAVGGVQSQSITVDRQLKRYHVPRIAFVNKCDRTGANPFKVRLQLREKLGLNAVMIQIPIGLEDKLEGLVDLITMKAVYFDGDSGTELRYAEIPPHLKGDAEKYREELIDAVSLFSDELAEKFLGGEDISEDLIHQAIRKGTLAEQFVPVMIGSAYKNKGIQTLLDGVSNYLPNPTEVKNYALDLDHGEERKELISDEKSPTVALGFKLEDGQYGQLTYVRIYQGSLKKGEELINTRARKKFKVGRLVRMHSNDMEDITEGAPGDIVALFGVECASGDTFCGGGLNYAMSSMYVPEPVISLAINPTDKKSADQMAKALNRFTKEDPTFRTFVDQESNQTIIQGMGELHLEVYIERMRREYKCEVETGMPQVAYREAIQQRSDFNYTHKKQTGGSGQYGRVAGYMEPYGDGDYEFVDNIKGGSIPNEFISSCDKGFKEAVKRGSLIGFPIVNIRCLINDGASHPVDSSDIAFQLAAIGAFREAYNKAKPCILEPIMKVAVEGPTEFQGNIYASINQRRGIISASTEDGTFSRVEAEVPLSEMFGYSTVLRSLTQGKAEFSMEFEKYGKVPTSISEALVKEYEEKRRKEQGR, encoded by the coding sequence ATGGGCATCGATATTACCAAGATGCGGAACATTGGGATTAGCGCGCATATTGACTCGGGGAAAACCACCCTTTCGGAACGTATTTTGTTCTATTGTGACAAAATTCACGCCATCCATGAGGTCCGCGGGAAGGACGGGGTAGGCGCCACCATGGACCACATGGAGCTTGAGCGGGAGCGGGGGATTACGATTCAGTCCGCCGCGACCCAGGTTGAATGGAAGGATTATACCATTAACCTCATTGATACACCCGGGCATGTGGACTTTACCATTGAAGTGGAGCGGTCTTTGCGGGTCCTGGACGGGGCGATCCTGGTGCTTTGCGCGGTGGGGGGGGTTCAGTCCCAGTCCATCACCGTGGACAGGCAGCTTAAGCGTTACCATGTGCCCCGTATTGCCTTTGTCAACAAGTGTGACCGTACCGGGGCCAACCCCTTTAAGGTGCGGCTCCAACTCCGGGAAAAACTGGGGCTTAACGCGGTGATGATACAGATCCCCATTGGGCTTGAGGATAAACTTGAGGGCCTGGTGGACCTGATTACCATGAAGGCCGTGTACTTTGACGGCGACTCGGGGACCGAACTCCGGTACGCCGAGATCCCCCCCCACCTTAAGGGGGATGCGGAAAAGTACCGGGAAGAGCTGATCGATGCGGTTTCCCTCTTTTCCGATGAGCTTGCGGAGAAATTCCTGGGCGGGGAGGATATAAGCGAGGATCTCATCCATCAGGCTATCCGTAAGGGGACTCTGGCGGAACAGTTTGTGCCGGTGATGATAGGTTCCGCTTATAAAAACAAGGGTATCCAGACCCTCCTGGATGGGGTGAGCAACTACCTGCCCAACCCGACAGAGGTAAAGAACTACGCCCTAGACCTGGACCACGGGGAAGAGCGGAAGGAGCTTATTTCCGACGAAAAGAGCCCCACCGTGGCTCTGGGCTTTAAACTTGAGGACGGCCAGTACGGCCAGCTTACCTATGTGCGGATTTACCAGGGCTCCCTGAAAAAGGGTGAAGAATTGATCAATACCCGGGCTCGGAAAAAGTTCAAGGTAGGCCGGCTGGTGCGTATGCACTCCAACGATATGGAAGATATTACCGAAGGGGCGCCCGGGGACATTGTGGCCCTGTTCGGGGTCGAATGCGCCTCCGGGGACACCTTTTGCGGGGGCGGGCTTAACTATGCCATGAGCTCCATGTACGTCCCCGAACCGGTTATCTCCCTGGCAATCAACCCCACGGACAAAAAGTCCGCAGACCAGATGGCCAAGGCCCTGAACCGTTTCACCAAGGAGGATCCGACTTTCCGGACCTTTGTGGACCAGGAATCAAACCAGACCATCATCCAGGGTATGGGAGAACTCCACCTAGAAGTGTACATCGAGCGGATGCGCCGGGAGTACAAGTGCGAGGTGGAAACCGGTATGCCCCAGGTTGCGTACCGTGAAGCTATTCAACAGCGCTCGGACTTCAACTACACCCACAAAAAGCAAACCGGCGGTTCCGGCCAGTACGGAAGGGTAGCGGGTTATATGGAACCCTACGGCGACGGGGACTACGAATTTGTGGACAACATTAAGGGCGGGTCCATACCCAACGAGTTCATCTCCAGCTGCGATAAGGGCTTTAAGGAAGCGGTCAAGCGGGGCAGCCTCATCGGGTTCCCCATTGTCAATATCCGCTGTTTGATCAACGACGGAGCGTCCCACCCGGTGGACTCCTCGGATATAGCCTTCCAGTTAGCCGCCATCGGCGCCTTCCGGGAAGCTTACAATAAGGCAAAGCCCTGTATCCTGGAGCCTATTATGAAGGTTGCCGTGGAGGGACCCACTGAATTTCAGGGGAATATTTATGCCTCAATTAACCAAAGGCGTGGTATAATATCCGCATCCACTGAAGATGGGACCTTCTCCCGGGTGGAAGCTGAGGTACCCTTGAGCGAAATGTTCGGCTATTCAACGGTGCTCCGGTCCTTGACCCAGGGCAAGGCTGAGTTTAGCATGGAATTTGAAAAGTACGGCAAAGTTCCGACAAGCATTTCCGAGGCCCTCGTGAAAGAATACGAGGAAAAACGAAGAAAAGAGCAGGGAAGGTAG
- a CDS encoding caspase family protein, producing MRSLIRNLLSGAVLLALCFSCASSGGARALRAAKVPIEQTKLYPQLGHSFPVSSVVFSPDNTLIISGAADNLVKIWDIESGRELWTLSGHSSTVKSVAVSPEGKHIVSGSLDNTIIIWDTENGRALQTLTGHGAAVYSVAYSPDGRYIASGSADRTVRLWDAESGQELRTFTGHSFWVNAVSFSPDSRYLASCSRDNTIRIWDVQSGRLLRSLSGHSDEVDALCYSPDGKFIASGSHDMTIKVWNAENGREMRTLEGHSGVVKSIAYSPDGRYIVSGSSVDATIKIWDAGTGQELNTIESTGIESLSYSPDGQRFASGSHDNSISVWSAAGGVELQKLSSRSSWARALAYSPDGKFIAAGSADRTIRIWEAGYGRVVRFLTGHTASVRALAYSPDGKYIASGGADNSVRVWNAETGQELWTLTDHSSVVRAVAYSPDGRFILSGSADNTLKIWDTETGLALRTLSGHGAPVNTLAYSPDGLYIASGSEDASIKIWEAETGLELRTLRGHDSWIINLAYSSNGRYIISGSMDRTMKVWDLESGEATDTLEGYSGEQQSGMALSPNGRFIAATTGGDATGSGVDSRTIRIRDADSGKLRFELTGHTNEIYALAYSPDGRFIASTSLDGTTRIWDSVVGRELAQFIGFNDDEWISVTPDGYYNSSFKGDGYFNIRRSGQVYGLDRYRPAFFKPALVQSRLQGLSTRSSRGFRGPNINGVSAPPDILVGEYEAGKLPVQISSRYLPLKMVKVFQNGRLLGNDVLGSLEGTGFKPAPTGLTVTGNAKKLDFILPLTLEGGTNTIEIVALDGFTEGRHFVELEGPPEQPEAEEELPKLWVFSIGVSRYDDPRINHLGFAAFDAREVLNFFKAQEGKQFGKVNTLFLSTGELLSPTWNNITQGLGAFFREVGSRDTVILFLSGHGVSDKEGNYHFLPSDLRLTEGNIPFEGTLSCQDINAALDIPGRKLVFIDSSHTAGIRAGNIRNVDSIRLAREFQDNRPLIFNSGHGDELSYENAQYQLGLFTYALLQGLQGQADTRRDGQVTMAELDAYVTKTVSTLSGGRQNPSASGGYKDFVVAVTE from the coding sequence ATGCGTAGTTTGATAAGAAACCTGCTCTCCGGCGCGGTACTTTTAGCTCTGTGTTTTTCCTGTGCCAGTTCCGGAGGTGCCCGGGCGCTTCGTGCGGCCAAGGTGCCCATAGAGCAGACGAAACTCTATCCCCAACTTGGGCATAGCTTTCCGGTTTCTTCTGTTGTTTTCAGCCCTGATAACACCCTGATCATTTCCGGCGCTGCGGATAACCTGGTTAAAATCTGGGATATCGAAAGCGGCCGGGAACTGTGGACCCTCTCGGGGCATAGTTCTACGGTAAAATCCGTGGCCGTAAGCCCGGAGGGCAAACATATTGTCTCGGGTTCCCTGGATAATACCATCATCATCTGGGATACCGAAAATGGCCGTGCTCTGCAAACCCTGACAGGCCATGGCGCCGCTGTCTATTCCGTGGCCTACAGCCCCGACGGCCGGTATATTGCCTCAGGTTCCGCAGACCGGACCGTCCGCTTATGGGACGCCGAGAGCGGTCAGGAACTGCGGACCTTCACCGGTCATAGCTTTTGGGTGAATGCGGTGAGTTTCAGCCCCGACTCCCGTTACCTGGCTTCCTGTTCCCGGGATAATACCATCAGAATCTGGGACGTCCAGAGCGGCCGCTTACTCCGCTCCCTTTCCGGGCACAGCGATGAGGTGGATGCCCTTTGCTACAGCCCGGATGGTAAGTTTATTGCCTCGGGTTCCCATGACATGACTATCAAAGTATGGAACGCCGAAAATGGCCGGGAGATGCGGACCCTGGAGGGACATTCGGGGGTGGTAAAATCCATTGCTTACAGCCCCGATGGCCGGTATATTGTTTCCGGTTCCAGCGTGGATGCTACCATAAAGATCTGGGACGCCGGTACCGGTCAGGAACTGAATACTATTGAATCCACAGGTATCGAAAGCCTCAGTTACAGCCCGGACGGGCAGCGTTTTGCCTCAGGCTCCCATGATAACAGTATCAGTGTCTGGAGCGCTGCTGGCGGTGTGGAGTTGCAAAAGCTGTCCAGCCGTTCCTCCTGGGCCCGGGCCTTGGCTTACAGCCCGGACGGAAAGTTTATTGCCGCAGGTTCCGCGGATCGGACTATCAGGATATGGGAAGCCGGTTATGGCCGGGTGGTGCGTTTTCTGACCGGCCATACCGCTTCGGTACGGGCCCTGGCCTACAGCCCGGACGGTAAGTATATCGCTTCCGGAGGGGCGGATAATTCGGTCAGGGTGTGGAACGCCGAAACCGGACAGGAACTGTGGACCCTGACGGATCACAGCTCGGTGGTCCGGGCCGTAGCCTATAGCCCGGATGGCCGCTTTATCCTTTCAGGCTCCGCAGATAACACCCTCAAGATATGGGATACCGAAACCGGCCTTGCCCTGCGGACCCTTTCGGGGCATGGCGCTCCGGTGAATACCCTGGCCTACAGCCCCGATGGTTTGTATATCGCTTCCGGTTCGGAGGATGCTTCTATTAAAATATGGGAAGCTGAAACTGGCCTGGAACTGCGGACCCTCAGGGGGCATGATTCATGGATTATCAATTTGGCCTACAGCTCCAATGGCAGGTATATCATATCCGGATCAATGGATAGGACCATGAAGGTATGGGACCTCGAAAGCGGCGAAGCAACGGATACCCTGGAGGGGTATTCCGGGGAACAGCAATCCGGCATGGCTCTGAGCCCTAATGGCCGTTTTATTGCCGCCACTACCGGTGGCGACGCCACCGGTAGTGGCGTAGACAGCAGAACTATCCGTATCCGGGATGCCGATAGCGGCAAACTGCGCTTTGAGCTTACCGGGCATACCAACGAAATCTATGCCCTGGCCTACAGCCCCGATGGCCGCTTTATCGCTTCCACCTCCCTGGACGGAACTACCCGGATATGGGACTCCGTTGTGGGCAGAGAACTGGCCCAATTCATCGGTTTTAATGATGATGAGTGGATTTCTGTCACCCCCGATGGCTATTACAATTCTTCCTTCAAGGGAGACGGGTACTTCAATATACGGCGGAGCGGCCAGGTGTACGGCCTGGACCGGTACCGGCCGGCTTTTTTCAAACCTGCACTGGTTCAATCCCGGCTTCAGGGGCTTTCCACCAGGAGTTCCCGGGGATTCCGGGGTCCGAACATCAACGGGGTATCTGCCCCGCCGGATATACTTGTGGGTGAGTACGAAGCCGGTAAACTGCCAGTTCAGATATCCAGCCGCTACCTTCCCCTTAAAATGGTCAAGGTTTTTCAGAATGGCCGCCTTTTGGGGAACGATGTATTAGGCTCTCTTGAAGGAACGGGATTTAAACCTGCCCCCACGGGGCTTACGGTTACCGGAAACGCCAAAAAATTGGACTTTATTCTTCCTCTTACCCTGGAAGGGGGAACCAATACCATAGAGATTGTCGCCCTTGACGGCTTTACCGAAGGCCGTCACTTTGTGGAACTGGAGGGCCCTCCCGAGCAACCTGAAGCCGAAGAGGAGCTTCCCAAGCTCTGGGTTTTTTCCATCGGTGTTAGCCGTTATGATGACCCCCGGATTAACCACCTGGGTTTTGCCGCCTTTGATGCCCGGGAGGTCCTCAATTTTTTCAAGGCCCAGGAAGGAAAACAATTCGGGAAGGTGAATACCCTGTTCCTCAGCACCGGGGAACTTTTGAGCCCCACCTGGAATAATATCACCCAGGGGCTGGGTGCCTTTTTTCGGGAGGTCGGTTCCCGGGATACAGTGATACTGTTCCTCTCCGGTCATGGGGTGAGCGATAAAGAGGGGAACTACCACTTCCTTCCGTCGGATTTGCGCCTTACCGAAGGGAATATTCCCTTTGAAGGGACCCTGTCCTGCCAGGATATCAATGCAGCCCTGGATATTCCGGGGCGGAAACTGGTATTTATTGATTCCTCCCATACCGCGGGAATTAGGGCGGGAAATATCCGGAATGTAGACAGTATCCGCCTGGCCAGGGAATTCCAGGATAACCGCCCCCTGATTTTTAACTCCGGGCATGGGGATGAGCTATCCTACGAAAACGCCCAATACCAGTTGGGGCTCTTTACCTATGCCCTGCTCCAGGGTTTGCAGGGCCAGGCGGATACCCGCCGGGACGGCCAGGTAACCATGGCGGAACTGGACGCCTATGTGACGAAAACCGTATCGACCCTATCCGGGGGCCGACAGAACCCCTCCGCCTCAGGCGGCTATAAGGACTTTGTGGTTGCAGTGACAGAGTAG
- a CDS encoding nitroreductase family protein, with amino-acid sequence MTFKELALSRYSVRKYKDTPVEREKLNIILETGRIAPTAANKQPQRILAVTGAEGLKKIDASTPCRNGAPAVFIVCYDTNLCWVRKADDAKSGEIDASIVTTQLMYQAVELGLGTLWVMHFDPAVLVKEFNIPENLVPAAILMLGYPGDDASPADRHGERAPLEKTVFWEKVD; translated from the coding sequence ATGACTTTTAAAGAATTAGCCCTCAGCCGTTATTCGGTACGCAAGTACAAGGACACACCGGTGGAACGGGAAAAATTGAACATTATCCTTGAAACCGGGAGAATCGCCCCTACTGCGGCAAATAAACAGCCCCAGCGCATCCTGGCGGTAACCGGGGCGGAGGGTCTTAAAAAAATTGATGCCAGTACCCCCTGCAGGAACGGCGCCCCCGCGGTATTCATCGTCTGTTATGATACAAACCTATGCTGGGTCAGAAAAGCCGACGATGCCAAAAGCGGAGAAATTGATGCCAGTATCGTTACTACCCAGCTCATGTACCAGGCGGTGGAACTGGGCCTGGGAACCCTCTGGGTCATGCACTTTGATCCTGCAGTATTGGTGAAAGAATTCAATATCCCGGAAAATCTGGTTCCCGCAGCAATACTGATGCTGGGTTACCCCGGGGATGACGCAAGCCCCGCAGACCGGCATGGCGAACGAGCGCCCCTGGAAAAAACCGTCTTCTGGGAAAAAGTGGACTGA
- a CDS encoding Gfo/Idh/MocA family protein gives MNVGIIGAGNIANTMARTLNQMENAKAYAVASRDLKRAGEFADKYKIPHTYGSYEELYQDKNVDLIYIATTISHHAEQIKAALLNGKNVLCEKAFTLNAAQAKEVLALGREKKLLVAEAIWTRYMPMRKTMDEILAKNLIGEIHALSANLAYPVHNVERLGKLELGGGALLDIGVYPVNFALMHFGDKIKKIGSTLIPYKTGVDAMSSVNFSYDDGKIAFLQFGMLYRSDRRGIIYGDKGYIEFLNINNCAGIRVYNTDDKLIASFDPPPQLTGFEYEVEACRKAIESGSSECPEMPHRDIIRVMETMDAIRAIWGLRFPGEPA, from the coding sequence ATGAACGTAGGTATTATCGGAGCCGGAAATATTGCCAATACCATGGCAAGAACCTTAAACCAGATGGAAAACGCAAAGGCCTATGCCGTGGCATCCAGGGATTTAAAACGAGCCGGGGAGTTTGCGGATAAATACAAAATACCCCATACCTATGGGTCCTACGAAGAATTGTATCAGGACAAAAATGTTGATTTAATTTATATTGCCACAACAATTTCCCACCATGCGGAACAGATAAAGGCGGCGCTTCTTAACGGAAAAAATGTCCTTTGCGAAAAGGCTTTTACCCTGAATGCCGCTCAGGCAAAGGAAGTACTTGCCCTTGGACGGGAGAAAAAACTGCTGGTGGCGGAAGCTATCTGGACCCGGTATATGCCCATGAGAAAAACCATGGATGAAATACTTGCAAAAAATTTAATAGGGGAAATCCATGCGCTTTCCGCAAATTTAGCGTACCCGGTTCATAATGTGGAGAGGCTGGGAAAACTTGAATTGGGCGGGGGCGCCTTGTTGGATATCGGGGTATACCCGGTCAATTTTGCGCTGATGCACTTTGGGGATAAAATTAAAAAAATCGGCTCAACCCTGATCCCCTATAAAACAGGGGTAGACGCCATGAGCAGTGTCAACTTTAGCTATGATGATGGAAAAATTGCCTTCCTCCAGTTTGGCATGCTGTACCGGAGTGACCGGCGCGGCATTATATATGGCGATAAGGGTTATATTGAATTTCTTAACATTAACAATTGTGCGGGCATTCGGGTTTATAATACTGATGATAAACTCATTGCTTCATTTGACCCTCCGCCGCAACTGACCGGTTTTGAGTATGAGGTTGAAGCCTGCAGGAAAGCTATCGAATCCGGTTCATCCGAATGCCCTGAAATGCCCCACCGGGACATCATCCGGGTGATGGAAACCATGGACGCCATAAGAGCCATCTGGGGATTACGGTTTCCCGGAGAGCCCGCTTAA